A stretch of DNA from Phaenicophaeus curvirostris isolate KB17595 chromosome 29, BPBGC_Pcur_1.0, whole genome shotgun sequence:
tttgaggttccttccaactcaaaccgttccatgattctatgaaatcgtGTGCAGCTGGGATTAGCTGTGGGAAGCCGTGGGTCGGCTCTCTCCCAACCCTCTGCTCGTGGTCTCGTTTCAGGCTATGGCTTCGTGGAGTTCCTCAGTGAGGAGGACGCGGATTACGCCATTAAGATCATGAACATGATCAAGTTGTACGGGAAACCAATCCGAGTGAACAAAGCCTCAGCCCACAACAAAAACCTGGATGTGGGGGCCAACATCTTCATTGGGAACCTGGACCCTGAAATCGATGAGAAGCTGTTGTACGACACCTTCAGCGCCTTCGGGGTCATCCTGCAGACACCCAAGATCATGCGCGACCCCGACACGGGCAACTCGAAGGGTTACGCCTTCATCAACTTCGCCAGCTTCGATGCCTCGGACGCTGCCATCGAGGCCATGAACGGACAGTATCTCTGCAACCGGCCCATCACCGTCTCCTACGCCTTCAAAAAGGATTCCAAAGGCGAGCGGCACGGCTCGGCCGCCGAGCGTCTCCTGGCAGCCCAGAACCCGCTTTCGCAGGCGGATCGGCCCCATCAGCTCTTTGCCgatgctcctcctcctccgtcTGTCCCGACTCCCGTTGTCACCTCCCTGGGCCCTGGCGTCACCCCTCCAGGTGCGTAAATGATGGTGGCATCGGTTTGTGCCACGTGGACTGACAGGAGGCTGTTGTGTCCTGGCAGTGGCTGCCTTATGCCACGCTTCGAAGCCTCTCCAGGAGGCTCAGGGCAGCAGCTGGTCCTCCTTGGTGACTGTTGGTGCAAAACCCGAGCTGGTAGGACTTTAGGAAgtcctcttctctccctgtgGCAGCTTGGCCTATGCTGTCCCAGGGCTGATTGAAAAACCCTAGGAGAGCTGTGGAATTCCAAGCCTGCAGGAATTTAGGATGCTCTTCCTTCCCTGTGACACCTTAATCTATACTGTTCCAGTTCTGAGTAGAAGGGTCTGGTTTCTGCCCTTATGGTTCATGGAATGCTGGAATGatttcggttggaagggacctccaagcccatccagtcccacccctgccatgggcagggacacctcccactgcatcaggggctccaagccccgtccaacctggccttgaacccctccagggatgggatctgggggttctggttgatgtCAACTGGGAATCATGGAACTatgagatggtttgggttggaagggacctcaaaacctgtcagtcccacccctgccatgggcagagacgcCCCCcgctgcatcaggggctccaagcctcatccaacctggccttgaacccctccagggatagcTCAGGCTGTTTGTGTTTGCGGTTCCCGAGGCTGTTTGTGTTTTCCACTCCTTCCTGATAACCTGAGAGATTGTTTTGCTGTCGGTTTGGTTTCCGTCCTTACCGCAATCCTtgctctctctcctcccaggcCTCCCGCCGCCAGGATCATTCCCCCCTCCGGTGCCGCCTCCCGGTGCGATGCCTCCCGGCATGCCTCCTGCCATGCCTCCACCACCCATGCCGCCCGGTGCCGGGGCTCCCGGACCCCCTACCGGAGCCGCTCCCGGCGCAGGGCACCCACCTCAcccacatcccttccctccGGGCGGGATGCACCATCCAGGTGAGCACCAGCCAGGTGTCGGCCTCGGGAAATGCAgcttctcttcccccttcctttcttctcttcccccttcctttcttctcttcccccttcctttcttctcttcccccttcctttcttctcttcccccttcctttcttctcttcccccttcctttcttctcttcccccttcctttcttctcttcccccttcctttcttctcttcccccttcctttcttctcttcccccttcctttcttctcttcccccttcctttcttctcttcccccttcctttcttctcttcccccttcctttcttctcttcccccttcctttcttctcttcccccttcctttcttctcttcccccttcctttcttctcttcccccttcctttcttctcttcccccttcctttcttctcttcccccttcctttcttctcttcccccttcctttcttctcttcccccttcctttcttctcttcccccttcctttcttctcttcccccttcctttcttctcttcccccttcctttctcttcctgaaaacagagggaaatCCATCACCATGCTCTGTAAAGGGCTGGGCGCAGCGCTTTTCCCCTGGGATATTGCTCTccgcagcctggagaaggaaagggaaggtcTGCGTAGGAGCAAGGACGTCACGGCAGCAGCACCAGGCCTGGTTTCTGGGTTTTCTCTCCTGCATGTTCTAACATGTGTTAAAAAATAGCCTGGAGCAGGGCCCAGCGGGATTCGGGAGGCGCTCTGGTAATTTAGGAAGCAGTCGGTGCCTCTCTGGGAGGCATCCAGTCGGGTCGGGATGCGAGTTCCCTGGAGCTGCGGAGGTTGGGGCAGAGAAAATCAGGGTCCATCGCGGCGTAGGGAGTTCAGTCTAGGGTGCTGTCGTGGTGGGAGGACGTCAGGGAGACTCGGAGCCATCGTCATCCTCCTCCGGTGTCAATTAATCCGTGAAGTGTGAACCTTCTTAGTGGCTCTGCCAGGCGGGAGCCCATTCCAGACATgagaacaaaatgtttctttgatttccttccatttttagCCCTGTAGTGCTGGGAATGAGCAGCGCCAACACCCAGGCTTAGGTTTCAACTGCAAAAATGAAGGGGAATTTGCAATTTAATTTGATTTGCTTTTAATCCTGCCTGCTCTACAGCCACCCTTGTGCTGGGATGCGCTCCCGCGCGGCCTGATTAGGGTGCTTTGTGTGATCGCAGCTCGGCTGGGTGAGTGACCAGATGGCTGCGGTCGTTCCTGACGATGAGCCGGCTTTTCGGCCTTTGGAGTAGGCAATTAAGGGTGCAGGCGGTGCGGAAGCCACGCCAGGCTCGCCTGTTACGATAAGGAGAAAAGAATCTGGGCgagtttgggtttttaaagGGATAAAATGGGAGAATGATAGGAAAAAGTAGATTTCTGGGGATGCAAGCTGCTCCTCTGCAGTGCAGGGTGAGCTCTGGAGCCAGATTGCTCTTCTCCAAATCTCCCAGGTTGGTGATTCCTCTCTGAGCCCTTGTCCAGGGCTGCACTGCACTTGCTGTAATGTTCATCCCAGCAGCGTCCGGATGCTGCAGGCTGTTCCTGTTGCCTCTTTTCAGCAAGCTTTgtgctttctcctctttccccccctttttggtAGAGGAGCCCTCTTTGCAGATCTGATTTACTgctcgagtccaaccatcgagtccaaccattcccatcaatcactaacccatgtccctcagcacctcgtccacctgtcccttaaacccctccagggaaggggactcaaccccctccctgggcagcctgtttcaatgtccagtgaccctttccaggatgtccagcctgaccctcccccggtggagcttgaggccattccctctcgtcctgtcccctgtcccttgggagaagagcccagctccctcctctccacaacctcctctcagggagttgcagagagcaatgaggtctcccctcagcctcctcttctccaggctaaacccccccagctctctcagccgctcct
This window harbors:
- the SF3B4 gene encoding splicing factor 3B subunit 4, with protein sequence MAAGPISERNQDATVYVGGLDEKVSEPLLWELFLQAGPVVNTHMPKDRVTGQHQGYGFVEFLSEEDADYAIKIMNMIKLYGKPIRVNKASAHNKNLDVGANIFIGNLDPEIDEKLLYDTFSAFGVILQTPKIMRDPDTGNSKGYAFINFASFDASDAAIEAMNGQYLCNRPITVSYAFKKDSKGERHGSAAERLLAAQNPLSQADRPHQLFADAPPPPSVPTPVVTSLGPGVTPPGLPPPGSFPPPVPPPGAMPPGMPPAMPPPPMPPGAGAPGPPTGAAPGAGHPPHPHPFPPGGMHHPGMPPMQVHHGPPGMGQHHPGPPGSGGQPPPRPPPGMPHPGPPPMGMPPRGPHFGSPMGHPGPMPHHGMRGPPPLMPPHGYNGPPRPPPYGYQRVPLPPRPAQRPPGVPPRGPLRGPLP